The region GTTCGGGGTCTTTGGCGTGCAGTTGATCCTGCAGCAGCACGCGCTGCGGCTGGCCAGCACCTGCCTGGTGGTGACCGGCGTCCTGTGGGTCGTGATCATGTACGGCATCCTGGCTGTGTTGACGGTCAAGCAACACAAACCGGACATCCAGCACGGTCTCAACGGTGGTTGGCTGGTCAGCGTGGTGGCCACCCAGTCGGTCGCGGTCCTGACGATCTTCGTGCTCTCCCTCGACGGGTTCGCGGCACTGCAACAACCCCTGATGTTCCTGGCGCTGACGTTCTGGCTGGTCGGCGGTGCCCTGTATCTGTGGCTGACGACGCTGATTTTTTTCCGCTATACCTTCATCGAAATGGCACCCGAAGATCTGTCTCCGCCGTACTGGATCAACATGGGCGCAGTGGCGATTTCAGCACTGGCCGGCAGCGTGCTGATCGAGCACGCGGGCCGGTCCCCGGTGATCACAGCCGTGTTGCCGTTCGTCAAAGGTATGACGCTTTTTTACTGGGCCATCGGCAGCTGGTGGATCCCGCTGCTACTGGTGCTGGGCGTATGGCGTTATCTGATCCGCGGTGTGCCGTTCCACTATGACCCCCTGTACTGGGGCGCCGTGTTTCCACTGGGCATGTATGCCGTCTGCACCCAGCAACTGACCACGGTGATGCCGCTGCCATTTCTGACGGGCTTGTTCACGCTGGCGACGTATATCGCGCTCCTGGCCTGGCTGGCCACGCTGGCGGGCATGATCGACAGCCTGTTCGGCAGCGTACGCCAGCGCGGGTCCCTGTCGCGACATGGAGACAAGACATGAGCCACTTTCTTGACCGCCTGATGTTTTTCCGCAAGGTGCGGGGTGAATTCGCCGCTGGACACGGCCAGACCACACTGGAGGATCGTTCCTGGGAGAAGTCCTACCGCCAGCGCTGGCAGCACGACAAGATCGTGCGCTCCACGCACGGCGTCAACTGCACAGGCGCGTGCTCGTGGAAGATCTACGTCAAGGACGGATTGGTCACCTGGGAGACCCAGCAGACCGACTACCCGCGCACGCGCCCGGACCTGCCCAACCATGAACCGCGCGGCTGTCCGCGCGGCGCCAGCTACTCCTGGTATCTCTACAGTGCCAACCGCCTGAAATATCCCATGATCCGCGGGCGGCTGCTGAAGCTGTGGCGTGCCGCCAAGGCGCAGCATCAGGATCCGGTGAGCGCCTGGGGCGCGATCGTCGAAGACCCCGCCAGCGCCGCCGCATACAAGTCGATCCGGGGCCTGGGTGGCCTGGTGCGGGTGTCGTGGGATGAGGTCAACGAGCTGATCGCCGCTGCCAACGTCTACACCGCCAGACAATACGGACCCGATCGCATCGTCGGGTTTTCGCCCATCCCGGCCATGTCGATGCTGTCCTACGCCTCGGGTGCGCGTTATCTCTCGCTCATCGGCGGCACCTGCCTGTCGTTCTACGACTGGTACTGCGATCTGCCGCCCTCCTCGCCGATGACCTGGGGCGAGCAGACCGATGTGCCCGAGTCGGCCGATTGGTACAACGCCAAATTCATCATCCTGTGGGGTTCCAATGTGCCGCAGACGCGCACCCCGGACGCCCACTTCATGACCGAGGCGCGCTACAACGGCACGCAGATCGCGGTGGTGTCACCGGACTACGCCGAGGCCACCAAGTTCGCCGACATCTGGCTGGCACCCAGGCAGGGCACCGACGCGGCGGTTGCCAT is a window of Gammaproteobacteria bacterium DNA encoding:
- a CDS encoding tellurite resistance/C4-dicarboxylate transporter family protein → MRLRFEHVPHESLERMHPAYFAGVMATGIVALAAQLQGLNWISAPLFWLNTLFLLCLVIATLMRVLRHRRSFIADLHDHSRAVGFYTTVAAFGVFGVQLILQQHALRLASTCLVVTGVLWVVIMYGILAVLTVKQHKPDIQHGLNGGWLVSVVATQSVAVLTIFVLSLDGFAALQQPLMFLALTFWLVGGALYLWLTTLIFFRYTFIEMAPEDLSPPYWINMGAVAISALAGSVLIEHAGRSPVITAVLPFVKGMTLFYWAIGSWWIPLLLVLGVWRYLIRGVPFHYDPLYWGAVFPLGMYAVCTQQLTTVMPLPFLTGLFTLATYIALLAWLATLAGMIDSLFGSVRQRGSLSRHGDKT